A section of the Virgibacillus sp. NKC19-3 genome encodes:
- a CDS encoding dynamin family protein, translated as MLNGIYTQVGTQHLVALHKVMITNKDSVNATKIVDIYEKLEKGELVVSFAGHFSAGKSSMINALLEEDILPKSPIPTSANVVKINSGEGVARVFFKHSQPVEYIEPYDMDRIKAYSMEKDAIEKIEISTGKKVVPEGAAIIDTPGIDAANDADRLMTEASLHLADALFYVMDYNHVQSEVNLHFLKTLQHKRIPFYVIINQMDKHDEDEIRFETFDANIKQTFDQWGLFPKQIFYSSLVNPSSKHNQFDEIKQTLFTMMSKNKETFLNHTNVIKQVMKDHKHFLKTQYEAIMDVTSEPENNVEEMEVVEAKLTELKNEPMEFEKALQHELQHTLKNAYLMPATVRDKAAAFLESQQKSFKIGLLAMKKKTAEERKERSNAFLALLQENIEASIQWKLREKIIDLLKSYDINDQELQKKIQDLSITYSHEDLLKLIKTGAKVNGDYVINYTSDVATDIKQQFRKRVRSLSEFISQAIINKNKEMISTYEEQLTQLEEAQARMKEQDALQAELEEKYSQIDRQIQVPEYDEEAWRAFRQDRESKQQSMSRVDIPTQDPNAPTNRNDELVKAEIKMGETLSVGLVLESIRETLEVIEELPGFQTLIGDLKDKQNRLTNRTYTIALFGAFSAGKSSFANALLGEPVLPVSPNPTTAAVNRIRPVTKWNKHGTVNVTLKNQDVLRNDILVVTAIFSPPDVNFEGLLQWVQDKGIHQNPQLNKMYQSYLQALITGFRENKRFIGKTITITLNEFTKYVTDETKACYIELIDLYYDCSLTRQGITLVDTPGADSVNARHTNVAFNYIKHADAISYVTYYNHALSRADKDFLMQLGRVKEAFQLDKMFFVVNAADLAGDDAELTLVTNYVQEQLLELGIRLPKVYPVSSKLALKSKQNRQHVHEQMQQFEDNFYHFIRNDLSLLTVKATLWDIKRSYQTLQHYIESLNLDHKEKSRRKHDLLSKKDIVMQKLKKFDTEVHKKQIAQKIEKQLFYVLERLAIRYHDMFKESFNPTTITESGGKARPQLRGALQTLIDYVGFELLQEIQAVSLRVESYIQSHAAEVYDTFVESSKEVDNTFILPNFDQVELETPSYEKAFQEIVLSEFDHVLAMYKGTKAFFVKNEKVAMKEQLYSVLEPHEKQYLNDNESIMNSMYLQQWDKLVETMKQKTMGNLDAHINSYVEIMESSVDMQRLTEKLHVLDRIIDKHAIKDVQ; from the coding sequence ATGCTAAATGGAATATACACACAAGTCGGAACACAGCACTTAGTAGCTCTTCACAAAGTAATGATAACGAATAAAGATAGCGTAAATGCTACAAAAATAGTAGATATTTATGAAAAACTCGAAAAGGGTGAACTAGTAGTCAGTTTTGCTGGTCATTTTTCTGCTGGAAAATCATCGATGATAAATGCACTTTTAGAAGAGGATATTTTACCGAAAAGCCCGATCCCAACAAGTGCCAATGTCGTTAAAATTAATTCAGGTGAAGGTGTAGCACGCGTATTTTTTAAACACAGCCAGCCAGTCGAATATATAGAACCTTATGATATGGATCGGATTAAAGCATATTCAATGGAAAAAGATGCCATTGAAAAAATCGAAATAAGTACCGGAAAAAAGGTTGTTCCTGAAGGCGCTGCTATCATAGACACACCCGGGATTGATGCTGCAAATGATGCTGATCGATTAATGACAGAGGCTTCATTACATCTCGCCGATGCATTATTTTATGTCATGGATTACAATCATGTGCAATCAGAGGTTAATTTACATTTTCTAAAAACGCTGCAACACAAGCGTATTCCATTTTATGTCATTATTAATCAAATGGATAAACATGATGAAGACGAAATCCGATTTGAAACTTTTGATGCAAATATTAAACAAACGTTTGATCAGTGGGGCCTATTTCCAAAGCAAATTTTTTATTCTTCCTTAGTTAATCCCTCATCCAAACATAATCAGTTTGATGAAATAAAACAGACACTTTTTACAATGATGAGTAAAAATAAGGAAACATTTTTAAATCATACTAATGTTATCAAACAAGTAATGAAGGATCATAAACATTTTCTCAAAACACAATATGAGGCGATTATGGATGTCACGAGTGAACCCGAAAATAACGTAGAAGAAATGGAAGTTGTAGAAGCGAAATTAACAGAGCTGAAAAATGAGCCTATGGAATTTGAAAAAGCTCTGCAGCATGAATTACAACATACATTAAAAAATGCATACTTAATGCCTGCCACTGTTCGCGATAAGGCGGCAGCATTCCTAGAATCACAACAGAAATCTTTTAAAATTGGATTACTTGCAATGAAAAAGAAGACTGCTGAAGAAAGGAAGGAGAGGTCAAATGCTTTCTTAGCATTATTGCAGGAAAATATTGAAGCATCCATTCAGTGGAAACTTCGTGAAAAAATAATAGATTTGCTAAAAAGTTATGATATAAACGATCAGGAACTTCAGAAGAAAATTCAGGATTTATCAATTACGTATTCGCATGAGGATCTTTTGAAACTCATAAAGACCGGTGCAAAAGTAAATGGTGATTATGTAATAAATTATACAAGCGATGTAGCCACTGATATTAAACAGCAATTTAGAAAAAGGGTTCGCTCTTTGTCGGAATTTATTTCTCAGGCCATTATCAATAAAAATAAGGAAATGATTTCAACGTACGAAGAACAGCTGACGCAATTAGAGGAAGCTCAAGCACGGATGAAAGAACAAGATGCTCTTCAAGCAGAATTGGAAGAGAAATACAGTCAGATAGACAGACAAATCCAAGTCCCTGAATATGACGAAGAAGCCTGGCGCGCTTTTCGACAAGATAGAGAGTCTAAACAACAATCAATGTCACGTGTAGATATACCAACGCAAGACCCAAACGCTCCCACTAATAGGAACGACGAGCTAGTAAAAGCAGAAATAAAAATGGGAGAAACACTATCGGTAGGTCTCGTTCTTGAAAGTATTCGCGAAACACTTGAGGTAATTGAAGAGCTGCCGGGGTTTCAAACATTAATCGGCGACCTGAAAGACAAACAGAATCGATTAACTAATCGCACATATACGATTGCACTTTTTGGCGCATTCAGTGCAGGTAAATCTTCTTTTGCGAATGCACTACTTGGAGAACCTGTCTTGCCTGTTTCACCAAATCCGACAACTGCCGCTGTAAATCGTATTCGCCCTGTAACGAAATGGAATAAACATGGTACGGTAAATGTTACGTTGAAGAATCAAGATGTGTTAAGAAATGATATTTTAGTAGTTACAGCGATTTTTTCTCCACCAGATGTAAATTTTGAAGGATTATTGCAGTGGGTTCAAGATAAAGGAATTCATCAAAATCCGCAGCTAAATAAAATGTATCAATCGTATTTACAGGCATTGATTACAGGTTTTCGTGAAAACAAGCGCTTTATTGGAAAGACAATTACAATTACATTAAATGAATTCACAAAATATGTAACGGATGAAACAAAAGCATGTTATATCGAGTTAATCGATCTTTATTATGATTGTTCTCTAACTCGTCAAGGAATTACATTGGTTGATACACCCGGGGCAGATTCTGTAAACGCCCGTCATACCAATGTGGCTTTTAACTATATCAAACATGCCGATGCAATTTCTTATGTAACCTATTATAATCATGCATTATCACGTGCTGATAAAGACTTTCTCATGCAATTGGGTCGCGTGAAAGAAGCGTTCCAGTTAGATAAAATGTTTTTTGTCGTCAATGCCGCTGATTTGGCAGGAGATGACGCAGAATTGACATTGGTTACGAATTACGTTCAGGAACAGTTGCTGGAACTGGGCATTCGTTTACCCAAGGTTTATCCGGTGTCCAGTAAACTAGCATTAAAAAGCAAACAAAATAGGCAACACGTACATGAACAGATGCAACAATTCGAAGACAACTTCTATCATTTCATCCGTAATGACTTGAGTCTATTAACTGTAAAAGCTACATTATGGGATATTAAACGTAGCTATCAAACATTGCAACACTATATTGAATCATTGAACCTGGACCATAAAGAAAAAAGCAGACGTAAACACGATCTATTATCAAAAAAAGATATCGTAATGCAAAAACTAAAAAAGTTTGACACAGAAGTGCATAAAAAACAAATAGCACAAAAAATAGAGAAGCAATTATTTTATGTACTGGAAAGACTAGCCATTCGTTATCATGATATGTTCAAGGAATCGTTTAATCCAACAACGATAACGGAATCAGGAGGAAAAGCACGCCCTCAGTTAAGAGGTGCATTACAAACCCTCATTGATTATGTTGGTTTTGAATTATTGCAAGAGATTCAAGCTGTTTCCTTAAGAGTGGAGTCATATATTCAATCACACGCGGCGGAAGTATACGATACGTTTGTTGAAAGTAGTAAAGAAGTGGATAATACATTCATTTTACCTAACTTTGACCAGGTAGAACTGGAGACACCATCCTATGAAAAAGCTTTTCAGGAGATAGTGCTTTCAGAATTTGATCATGTACTTGCAATGTATAAGGGAACCAAAGCCTTTTTTGTGAAGAATGAAAAAGTAGCCATGAAAGAACAGCTCTATAGTGTATTGGAACCACATGAAAAACAGTATTTAAACGACAATGAATCGATAATGAATTCTATGTATTTGCAGCAATGGGATAAACTAGTTGAAACTATGAAACAGAAAACGATGGGAAACTTAGATGCACATATTAACAGTTATGTAGAAATCATGGAATCTTCTGTTGATATGCAGCGTTTGACAGAAAAACTTCATGTCTTGGATCGTATCATAGATAAGCATGCTATAAAGGATGTGCAGTAA
- a CDS encoding acyl-CoA carboxylase subunit beta, with the protein MSEVDDLENRKEKIKKGGHEKYHQKNDEKGKRFVRKRLELLFDQGVDIEDALFANNMDDSLPSDGVVTGIGKVNGQDVCVMANDSTVKAGSWGKRTVEKIIRIQETAEKLEIPMLYLVDSAGARITDQIEMFPGRRGAGRIFHNQIKLSGRVPQVCLLFGPSAAGGAYIPAFCDIVVMVDGNASMYLGSPRMAEKVIGEDVSLEEMGGAKMHASVSGVGDVLVKSEEKAIEYARNYLSYFPASFRERAREAEPKEAKTFEQSITDLIPENQNAAFNMYDLIKQIIDEDSFCEIKKKFAPELITGLARINGKSVGIIANQPRMKGGVLFPDSADKAAKFIQLCDAFNISLLFLADVPGFMIGTKVERAGIIRHGAKMLATMSEATVPKISVIVRKAYGAGLYAMAGPAFEPDCCIALPSAQIAVMGPEAAVNAVYANKIAELPEEERAAFIKEKQNEYKDNIDIYRLASEMVVDAIVAPDKLRSELAKRFTIYETKNITFTERKHGVYPV; encoded by the coding sequence ATGTCTGAAGTCGATGATCTGGAAAATAGAAAAGAAAAAATAAAAAAAGGAGGACACGAAAAATACCACCAAAAAAATGATGAAAAGGGAAAGCGCTTTGTTCGTAAGCGATTGGAATTATTATTTGATCAAGGTGTTGATATAGAGGATGCTCTGTTTGCAAATAATATGGATGATTCGCTTCCATCTGATGGCGTAGTCACAGGGATTGGAAAAGTGAATGGTCAAGATGTTTGTGTAATGGCAAACGACTCTACTGTAAAAGCCGGATCCTGGGGGAAAAGAACGGTAGAGAAAATTATCCGTATCCAAGAAACAGCTGAAAAATTAGAAATTCCAATGTTATATTTAGTTGATTCAGCTGGAGCAAGGATTACAGATCAAATCGAAATGTTCCCAGGTCGCCGGGGCGCAGGGCGAATTTTTCATAACCAGATTAAATTATCTGGACGCGTACCTCAAGTCTGTCTATTATTCGGACCATCTGCTGCAGGTGGCGCATACATTCCGGCATTTTGTGACATTGTCGTTATGGTTGATGGAAATGCTTCCATGTATTTGGGTTCACCTCGAATGGCAGAAAAAGTGATTGGAGAAGATGTGAGTCTTGAAGAAATGGGTGGAGCTAAGATGCATGCTTCTGTATCTGGTGTAGGTGATGTTTTAGTAAAATCGGAAGAAAAAGCCATTGAATATGCACGCAATTATTTAAGCTACTTTCCAGCTAGTTTCAGGGAAAGAGCAAGGGAGGCAGAACCAAAAGAAGCTAAAACTTTTGAGCAATCCATCACTGATTTAATCCCGGAAAATCAAAATGCCGCTTTTAATATGTATGATTTGATTAAACAAATTATTGATGAGGATAGTTTTTGTGAAATTAAAAAGAAATTTGCACCGGAATTAATTACCGGATTAGCAAGAATAAATGGGAAATCGGTTGGAATCATTGCTAATCAACCACGTATGAAAGGAGGAGTACTATTCCCGGATTCTGCAGATAAAGCAGCAAAATTTATTCAGCTTTGTGATGCGTTTAATATTTCATTATTATTCTTGGCGGATGTTCCCGGATTTATGATTGGCACAAAGGTAGAACGGGCAGGAATTATTCGTCATGGAGCCAAGATGTTAGCAACGATGAGTGAGGCAACGGTTCCAAAGATTTCTGTTATCGTCAGAAAGGCTTACGGTGCAGGGTTATATGCCATGGCAGGTCCAGCCTTTGAGCCGGATTGTTGTATCGCTTTACCAAGTGCACAAATAGCAGTAATGGGCCCTGAAGCGGCAGTAAATGCTGTTTATGCAAATAAGATTGCCGAATTACCTGAAGAAGAGCGCGCTGCTTTTATAAAAGAAAAACAGAATGAATACAAAGATAATATTGATATTTATCGCTTAGCATCTGAAATGGTTGTGGATGCAATCGTTGCCCCGGATAAACTGAGAAGTGAATTAGCAAAACGATTTACGATTTATGAAACAAAAAACATCACTTTTACGGAAAGAAAACACGGTGTATATCCAGTTTAA
- a CDS encoding enoyl-CoA hydratase: MNNGLVDLKIVENHIAIITLNRPEAANAMSTALLNELHQTVNKVDRDTSVYCSIIIGAHEKAFSAGADLKERKGMSDDQVIEAVQYIGSTISAIEKMRMPVIAALNGVAFGGGLELALACDLRIAAKHVKMGLTETSLAIIPGAGGTQRLPRLIGIGQAKRLIYTAKPLQADEALNIGLVEQVVQADDLLDETIQLAKTIAMNGPLALRQAKLAIDRGMQTDVSTALTLEHLSYKQTIPTNDRLEGLAAFKEKRKPQFKGN, encoded by the coding sequence ATAAATAATGGGTTAGTAGATTTAAAGATAGTCGAGAACCATATTGCAATCATAACATTGAATAGACCGGAAGCTGCAAACGCTATGTCAACAGCTTTACTCAATGAACTTCATCAAACCGTTAATAAGGTAGATCGGGATACATCCGTTTATTGCTCCATTATTATCGGGGCTCATGAAAAAGCATTCAGTGCTGGTGCAGATTTAAAAGAGCGTAAAGGCATGTCAGATGATCAGGTAATAGAAGCTGTACAGTATATAGGTAGTACGATTTCCGCTATTGAAAAGATGCGTATGCCCGTAATTGCCGCACTTAACGGTGTGGCTTTTGGCGGCGGGCTTGAATTAGCTTTAGCTTGTGATCTTCGAATAGCCGCGAAACATGTAAAAATGGGATTAACTGAAACATCTTTGGCGATTATACCAGGAGCAGGTGGCACGCAGCGTCTTCCTCGTTTAATTGGTATCGGGCAGGCAAAGCGTTTAATTTATACGGCGAAACCTCTGCAAGCTGATGAAGCATTAAATATTGGATTAGTGGAACAAGTTGTCCAAGCGGATGACTTATTAGATGAAACCATTCAACTAGCAAAAACAATTGCAATGAACGGCCCGTTAGCATTGCGTCAAGCTAAATTAGCAATTGACAGGGGCATGCAAACGGATGTATCAACTGCTTTAACATTAGAGCATTTAAGCTATAAGCAAACCATCCCCACAAATGACAGATTAGAAGGGTTGGCTGCTTTTAAAGAAAAGAGAAAGCCGCAATTTAAAGGAAATTAA
- a CDS encoding acetyl-CoA carboxylase biotin carboxyl carrier protein subunit encodes MEEIKASMAGNVWKIMVEEGDNVEEDQDIVILESMKMEIPIAAEGPGTVKEIKVAEGDFVNEDDSIAIISD; translated from the coding sequence ATGGAGGAAATTAAAGCAAGTATGGCAGGAAATGTATGGAAAATTATGGTGGAAGAAGGAGATAATGTAGAAGAAGATCAGGATATTGTTATTTTAGAGTCCATGAAAATGGAAATTCCAATTGCTGCAGAAGGTCCAGGAACAGTTAAGGAAATAAAAGTAGCTGAAGGCGACTTTGTCAATGAGGACGATAGTATCGCTATTATAAGTGACTAA
- a CDS encoding acyl-CoA dehydrogenase family protein, with product MNFELSKEQHMIKKMVQAFADEVIQPRAIEADKEAKFPVDTFDQMGELGLLGIPFPEEYGGSGGDTLSYVLAVEEIGRVCGSTGLSYAAAVSLGASPIYAFGTEEQKEKFLTPLAQGKALGSFGLTEPNAGSDAGGTQTTAVEEGNDYIINGEKSFITNASFAKTVIVTAVTGKNEKGKNIISAIIVPTDTEGMTITSNYDKLGVRGSDTAEIVLENVRVPKENLLGDPQKGFHQFMHTLDGVEYPLQH from the coding sequence ATGAATTTTGAATTATCCAAAGAACAACATATGATTAAAAAAATGGTTCAAGCGTTTGCAGATGAAGTTATACAACCAAGAGCGATAGAGGCTGATAAAGAGGCAAAGTTTCCTGTCGATACCTTTGATCAGATGGGAGAATTAGGATTATTAGGAATCCCCTTTCCTGAGGAATATGGAGGTTCCGGTGGTGATACACTTTCCTACGTCCTGGCAGTGGAAGAGATCGGCCGTGTATGTGGGAGCACTGGTTTAAGTTACGCTGCAGCAGTTTCTCTTGGAGCAAGTCCAATCTATGCTTTTGGAACAGAAGAACAAAAAGAAAAATTTCTAACACCATTAGCACAAGGAAAAGCTTTAGGATCATTTGGATTAACGGAACCGAACGCCGGGTCTGATGCCGGTGGTACGCAAACGACTGCAGTGGAAGAGGGAAACGACTATATTATTAACGGGGAAAAATCTTTTATTACGAATGCGAGCTTTGCAAAAACAGTCATCGTTACAGCTGTTACTGGGAAAAACGAGAAGGGGAAAAACATCATTTCTGCCATAATTGTTCCAACAGATACAGAAGGAATGACCATTACAAGTAATTACGATAAATTAGGAGTTCGTGGCTCCGATACAGCAGAGATTGTTCTGGAAAATGTACGCGTTCCCAAAGAAAATTTGCTCGGCGACCCACAAAAGGGATTTCATCAATTTATGCACACATTAGATGGGGTAGAGTATCCATTGCAGCACTAG
- a CDS encoding CoA-binding protein has product MSWENPKNETLKEILESANTIAVVGLSDNPDRTSHQIAKIMQEKGYRIIPVNPTVEEVLGEKSYPKLTDIPEKVDIINVFRRPEYLPAIAEEAAQTDCRVFWAQQGIVNEEAYHYLKERDFIVMMDLCIKVVHSVLVQK; this is encoded by the coding sequence ATGTCTTGGGAAAACCCGAAAAATGAAACATTGAAAGAAATATTGGAATCAGCGAACACAATTGCAGTCGTTGGACTATCTGATAACCCTGACAGAACATCACATCAAATAGCAAAAATAATGCAGGAAAAAGGATACCGGATCATCCCAGTTAATCCCACTGTTGAAGAAGTACTCGGTGAAAAATCTTATCCAAAATTGACGGATATACCTGAAAAAGTAGATATTATCAATGTTTTTAGAAGACCGGAATACTTGCCTGCTATTGCGGAAGAAGCTGCCCAAACGGATTGCCGCGTTTTTTGGGCACAACAAGGTATTGTAAACGAAGAAGCTTATCATTATTTAAAAGAACGGGATTTCATCGTCATGATGGATTTATGCATCAAAGTAGTACACAGTGTACTAGTGCAGAAATAA
- a CDS encoding ABC transporter permease/substrate-binding protein, whose protein sequence is MSEFISVFQDRQDMLLELIWEHLQISLISLIIAIIIAVPLGLILTRYPRVAEPVIGLSAVMQTIPSLAVLAFLIPFFGIGTTPAIVALTVYGLLPILRNTYTGIKEVNPALKEAATGMGMNSVKRLTKVELPIAMPVMMAGIRTSMVLIVGTTTIAALIGAGGLGELILLGIDRGADVNLILLGAIPAALLAIALDLILRGFERISKKAGFKSFIVMLVIAVLIVTTPFFITTSKNADVVIGGKLGAEPEILINMYKLLIEDETDLEVELEAGLGKTAFVFTALQEESIDIFPEFTGTAIVTHLEEETESNDATEVYEQAKQGMKEEYDMEFLQPMEYNNTYTIATRPETAKESNLEDIGDVKQIEDEITAGFTLEFRDRYDGYIGMQDVYNLDIESISTMDPGIRQDALDKGEVDIIDAYATDSYMVELGLVTLDDPENLFPPYQGAPLLRAETLKEHPELEEVLNQLGGKITDEEMREMNYEVDYEDRSPNEVAREFLESEGLL, encoded by the coding sequence ATGAGTGAATTCATTTCCGTATTTCAAGATAGACAGGATATGTTGCTGGAGTTGATTTGGGAACATTTACAAATATCACTTATCTCACTTATTATTGCTATTATTATTGCAGTTCCCTTAGGCTTAATTTTAACAAGGTATCCACGTGTTGCTGAGCCGGTAATCGGTCTGTCTGCAGTCATGCAAACAATACCGAGTTTAGCAGTATTAGCTTTTTTAATCCCCTTCTTTGGGATTGGCACAACACCTGCTATTGTAGCACTCACCGTATATGGCCTTCTTCCCATTTTAAGAAATACATATACAGGAATTAAAGAAGTTAATCCAGCTTTAAAAGAAGCGGCAACAGGTATGGGGATGAATTCAGTAAAACGGTTAACTAAAGTTGAATTACCAATTGCAATGCCTGTGATGATGGCAGGAATTCGAACTTCGATGGTTCTGATTGTTGGAACTACAACGATTGCAGCTCTTATTGGAGCGGGTGGATTAGGTGAGTTAATCTTATTGGGGATAGATCGAGGAGCAGATGTTAATCTCATATTACTTGGTGCCATACCTGCAGCATTATTAGCCATTGCGTTGGATTTAATTTTACGAGGATTTGAACGTATTTCAAAAAAAGCTGGCTTTAAATCGTTTATTGTCATGTTAGTTATCGCTGTACTCATCGTTACCACCCCATTTTTTATTACTACTTCCAAAAATGCAGATGTGGTAATCGGTGGGAAATTGGGGGCCGAACCGGAAATTTTAATTAATATGTACAAGCTCTTAATTGAGGATGAAACTGATTTGGAAGTAGAACTGGAAGCTGGGCTTGGAAAGACAGCATTCGTGTTTACGGCGTTACAAGAGGAGAGTATTGATATATTTCCTGAATTTACCGGAACAGCAATTGTTACCCATTTAGAAGAAGAGACAGAGAGCAATGATGCCACTGAAGTATATGAACAAGCAAAACAAGGAATGAAAGAAGAATATGACATGGAGTTTCTCCAACCTATGGAATACAATAATACGTATACGATAGCTACGAGACCGGAGACTGCCAAAGAGTCTAACTTAGAAGATATTGGAGACGTAAAGCAAATAGAAGATGAAATCACAGCAGGTTTTACATTGGAATTTAGGGATAGGTACGATGGATATATAGGCATGCAAGATGTTTATAACCTTGATATCGAAAGCATCAGCACAATGGATCCTGGTATACGTCAGGATGCTTTAGATAAAGGTGAAGTGGACATCATTGATGCTTACGCAACAGACAGTTATATGGTAGAATTAGGCCTAGTAACATTAGACGATCCGGAGAATCTGTTTCCGCCATATCAAGGAGCACCACTTCTCAGGGCGGAAACATTGAAGGAACATCCGGAATTAGAAGAGGTATTAAATCAACTGGGTGGTAAAATAACAGATGAAGAGATGCGCGAGATGAATTATGAAGTTGACTATGAAGACAGGTCTCCTAACGAAGTAGCAAGAGAGTTTCTGGAAAGCGAAGGTTTACTTTAA
- a CDS encoding ABC transporter ATP-binding protein, translated as MIEFKNIGKEYSDGTRALKDFSLKVRNGEMVTLIGPSGCGKTTSLKMINRLIEPTAGMLYINEKDIDDYNIHELRWNIGYVLQEIALFPHMTISENISVVPEMKKWKRKDIRARSEELLDMVGLDPSTYQKKMPGELSGGEQQRVGVIRALAADPDIILMDEPFSALDPISKEQLQQDIRRLQEEIKKTIVFVTHDMDEAMALGDRVCLMRNGEAIQIDTPQQLILQPKTQFVKDFIGERKSPWQTAVDVIADQSHLQVISQEAFDNGNYGKIGMYIIVDENNMYTGAVNNGKLTEATTLDNDTPLFKATEIIESRDQLLFPVLKNQKMVGVISSKDIVLFLKKQTRIENGVIRS; from the coding sequence ATGATAGAATTCAAAAATATAGGCAAAGAATATTCAGATGGAACCCGGGCTTTAAAAGATTTTTCCTTAAAGGTAAGGAATGGAGAAATGGTAACACTTATAGGACCAAGCGGCTGTGGAAAAACAACAAGTTTGAAAATGATAAACCGTCTTATTGAACCTACTGCTGGGATGCTATACATAAACGAGAAAGATATAGATGATTACAATATACATGAATTACGCTGGAATATTGGCTATGTCCTGCAGGAAATTGCGCTATTTCCTCACATGACCATTTCCGAGAATATTTCAGTGGTACCAGAGATGAAGAAGTGGAAACGCAAAGACATACGAGCACGGAGTGAAGAACTCCTGGATATGGTGGGATTGGATCCTTCAACATACCAAAAGAAAATGCCAGGAGAGTTATCCGGTGGTGAGCAGCAACGTGTAGGGGTAATACGAGCCTTAGCTGCAGACCCGGATATTATTTTAATGGACGAACCTTTTAGTGCCTTGGATCCTATAAGCAAAGAGCAATTGCAACAGGATATCCGTCGTTTGCAAGAGGAGATTAAGAAAACCATTGTCTTTGTTACACATGATATGGATGAGGCAATGGCTCTAGGTGATAGGGTTTGTCTGATGAGAAACGGTGAAGCGATACAAATTGACACACCACAACAATTAATTTTGCAACCCAAAACACAATTTGTAAAAGATTTCATTGGAGAACGAAAATCTCCATGGCAAACTGCTGTAGATGTGATTGCAGATCAATCACATCTACAGGTTATTTCACAGGAGGCGTTTGATAATGGGAACTATGGCAAAATAGGGATGTACATTATAGTTGATGAGAACAATATGTATACCGGGGCAGTAAATAATGGAAAATTAACAGAGGCAACTACACTGGATAACGACACGCCTCTTTTTAAAGCTACAGAAATAATAGAGTCAAGGGATCAATTATTATTTCCCGTATTAAAAAACCAAAAAATGGTGGGTGTTATCAGTAGTAAGGATATTGTTTTGTTTTTAAAAAAGCAAACAAGGATTGAAAACGGGGTGATCCGATCATGA
- the plsY gene encoding glycerol-3-phosphate 1-O-acyltransferase PlsY, with product MEYLLFGIIAYLLGSIPSALIVGKIWYHIDIREHGSGNIGATNTFRILGFKAGSIVVSTDILKGTTATLVPLLFDGDVYRLAIGLFAVVGHTYPIFAKFNGGKAVATSGGIILGINPLLFIIMVTSFLLTLYLSKYVSLSSLITGIIAVIASILLHEIGLAIVTALLTVFVFYRHRENIKRIKNKTEPKITWM from the coding sequence ATGGAATATTTATTATTTGGTATTATTGCATATTTATTAGGTTCTATACCCTCTGCCCTCATTGTTGGCAAGATTTGGTATCATATAGACATACGGGAACATGGCAGTGGGAATATTGGAGCAACGAATACATTTCGAATATTAGGCTTTAAAGCAGGTAGCATTGTTGTTTCAACAGATATATTAAAAGGTACTACGGCTACACTGGTTCCTTTATTATTTGACGGGGATGTATACCGACTGGCCATTGGCCTATTTGCTGTTGTTGGACATACATATCCTATTTTCGCTAAGTTTAACGGTGGAAAAGCAGTGGCGACATCCGGCGGAATAATCCTGGGTATTAATCCATTATTATTCATCATTATGGTTACAAGCTTTCTTTTGACATTGTATTTATCAAAATATGTCTCCCTTTCTTCCCTGATTACAGGGATTATTGCTGTGATTGCTTCTATACTTTTACACGAGATTGGTCTTGCTATAGTGACTGCGTTATTAACAGTTTTTGTTTTTTACAGACATAGGGAGAATATCAAGCGAATCAAGAACAAAACCGAACCCAAAATCACCTGGATGTAA